GCCAGGCAAGGAGGGCACTGCCCAGGGTAAGAAGAGGTGGTCTGTCAATCTGCTTCCACCCGGCAGATTCAGAGAAGCTCCACTTCAACAGCCAGTGGCCCCTGCAGATGCAGCGTTCTAATCCTCACAGCGAATCAAGTTTCAGTAAATTGGACAGTGGACAAATCGAGGCTTCAGAGACGCATGTGGGCAGAGTCGGGGCCTGATGGTGACCAATGCGCTGCCTCCCAGTCTGGGTTAGTGTGAGCTGAGGGGTTGCTCATGCTCTGCTAAAGGATTACACAGACTACGAACCAACTGTTCAAAACAGTAAGATGCAAAACGCAACCATTTCCATAAGTATGTCATGGTTATTAAAACAAGCCTATGTTATGCCCAGAGTGTCTATGAAATGAAGATGACACTGTAACTGAGAAGTTGTGTgtataatatacactgagtgtacgaaacattaggaacgccttcctagtattgagttgcactccgttttgctctcagaacagtctcaattcctctgggcatggactctacaaggtgtcgaatgtgttctacagggatgctggcccatgttgactccaatgcttcccacagttgtcaagttggctggatgtcctttcgatggtggaccgttcttgatgcACACAGGAAACTGTAAGCATGAAAACctgagcagtgttgcagttcttgacacactcagacCGGTGCGccttgcacctactaccataccccgttcaaagacacttaaatattttgtcttgcccattcattcCCAGAATGACATACATACACAATCcttatctcaattgtctcaagacttaaacaTATTTCTCTAACcaatctcctccccttcatctacactgatttgaaggggatttaacaggtaacatcaataatggatcctagatttcacctggtcagtctgtcatggaaagagcagatgttcctaatgttttgtacactcagattGATCCTGAGACTGTAAACATATCTGTCCAGCATGTAGAATAAAGAAAGATTAGATTTTTGGTCATCATAACGTTTCATAAAGGTTTCATAATGCCTTTAATGATGGTATGAAACCTGTCGTAGCCCCTGTTCGGTAAAACCCTAGTGCCTAGTTATTCACATGGATTCTGTATGACAATACATACAACAAATGTAAAACAAACTTTTAAGTTGAATATTTACATTCTCAAACAGCAAAAGCATGTTACTTCTCCAAAGTCACAAGTTCTGTTGTTTATACCCTGACTGATCGAAGGTCAGCTTGTTTGCTAACAATGAAGTCCCACGCCTTTTTGTATGGTCATTTTTCATTTACATCCCTGAATGAAAGACCGTACCTTGCGACTATCAGATTCTATCTTACATTTTGGTCAAAAATGAGTTATTCAGATAGTTGGTATTTTACATGTGAGAGGGGTCCGGTTTGTAATGGAAAGAAAAATAAGTTCTATTTGCACAAACACCTTTTTAACTTTAAAGTTCTATCTGCAATCCATTCACAGTGCTGGGTTGTCAATCAAAAAGAATTGCATGTAAGGTGAAATACTTAATGAGTCATAAAAGAGTAAGACATGGTGAAACAGTTCTGAGATCTGGGACTTGAAAATGACTCCCATCTAAAAACGATAGATTTTGCAGATAGAACCTTTAGTCCCAAGTTCTTGATTATTATATCATAGGTTTGTTCTGGTCCTCTTTTTCAATTCAAATGGTTTTTTTTCACCACTTTTTCAGAACAATGGCCATAATGTAAGGTAAAAACATATTTTAGCATATTTTAGGCACTTAGGAGAGGCATTACTGTTTTTGTCTTGTTCTATATCAATACGAAAACCTCCATGGAGGTTAATTTCACTGAAATTATACATTTACCAGATTTTATCGATTAATAGCAAGTAGTTTACTGCCCTTGTGTCAGAGACCAGAACAGTAGCAGTTTACTCATCCATAGCTAAGCTTTAACAATGTTACTAGTTCTCCGTAGGATATAGTGTATTTGCCATTTTGGGGAACTTTCACTTTAACAAATGTGATGAATGTTAAGAGAGAATAATTCACTACAAAACAGTTCTGAGATGTGTGGACTTTTATGCTCAATATCTCAGAACTGCTTTGCGCAGATAGTCCCAAGGTCTCGAGGTGTCATGCTATTTAAAATATGACATTATGTTCACTTCATGACACAAGTCAAGTCACAttttattgtgtgtgtgcgtttgtgaaTACTTCAATGTTTGCTTTGAAGATGAGGTTATTGTCAAGGTTTAAAGCACTGAGAAGGTTCTGGAGCAAATCCCCACAGTACCACCACGGTTGGGATTATTTATGCTGTGTTTTTCTCTGCATACACCTTACCAACAGAGAACAGTATGGGGGAGGCACGCATTTGTAAATACACACATTTTCTTATTTGTTCCTATGTGTAGCAATTCTCTTAATTGTTGAACCTGGTTTACCTTCAATTATTTTATGCTCTGATAAACTGTAATATGGGGGTAGTTTTCCTCTCGTGTCAGTCAACCCACCACAGCCTTACTTTTGTACGTATCCTAACTAGCATGCCCTGCGTTGGGAGGGCATCTCTGAGGACTGACTCAGACCAACCCTTAGTGTCTTGAACAGACTCTCGGTTTGAGTGGACTTCAGGGCAGAAATGGGCATCCCATAGTAGTGTAGCCATGTACCTTCACCTGGCATCATAGTAATCGAGCAAGTACCCACCTATCCATGAAATACCTCTGACGTCGACCACGGATATGTCTGTAATCCAAACAGTCCTCTCCTGCTCGCTCTCCTGATGTCCTGCATGGGGGGAGGGATGCCCACAAACCCCTGCAGTATACCCAGAAACATCCTCTGCTCCACTGCTCTCGTCTTTCTTATAAACATTTGAAATATGTAAATGTTGGATGACCATATTTTCTAAAAGATAGTATGAGGATATTCTGTTAATTTGAGTGCTATTTATGTGTTCACGGTTACTCCAACTGCTGTACAGAGGTTTTGAGGTTATTTTGAGCTGTTGTAACAACCTGCCATTCTGCTCTGGTGGTCAGTGTCCCTGCTTTACCCACTGCCTGGACAGACATTTCTGCCAACAGTCCTTTGGGCAGCACAGCTCTGCAATCACTATGGTTTATCTGTAATGTCAGCAAAAAATGCTAACTGTGACGGTCATATTTTCCTAAGATGGACTTTAAGCCTTTAATACTGCGTCAGTTATCATGATCAGTTGCCATGAGTCATCGAGAACTGCAGTCCTTTAATTTAATCAGGGAGTCCTACTGAGACCAATGTCTCATTCACAGATTAGCCCTGAATTACAGAAAATAAACACATCAATATCAATACAAAATGCAAGCAGAAATAAAAACCTGGtcataaaaaaacaaacacattaatAATAGTGATGATAGTAATGATGATCTGTTTGGCATTGCATTAATGTATTGTTAATGGGGCAATAGGAGATCAAATCAGTGAAAACTAAGGCAGAGACACTGTCCGCAAAATGAGATTTCAGGATTTCATGGCACATTTTGTTTCCACTTTGCAAATTGAAAACACCTTTAGGTCTACATCACCATTACCTGACAGAAACATCTGTCAACATTCATAAGCATTATATCATCTaacttaaagtaactgtccagggAAAAGCACACTTTTAAAAGCTCATCTGTTCACTCATagccaaataatgttgttgactcgtcCTACACTTGTAATTGTGGCCAATGCATACATTTTGAGCGGGGAAAAAAACACTTCAAAAACATATATTTGAAACAGACTGCTTAAATGCTTGCTATTTCATCATAGAGGAGGACGTCAGGTTTTTGGCCGAGACGTCTCATTggctgagctggccaatcagcggtttACTTGTCATGAATACTTTTATTGACCGGTAATACCCCCACATCATTCAAACACAGAGAATCTGATTTTTAACAGTTTCCCTTACGAAATGTGGACATTATTTAATtcatattgtaattaattatagATCATAGAAATATTTAATAGAAATCAGGAAACACTGGACAGCTACTTTAAACATACGATGGTAGTTAGAAATATAGAAATCCTTTGCAGGATTATGTCATATGAACGCCAAGTCTTAGAAATGCTAATGAATACCTAGGCTGTCATTACAGTGGGTATCATAAATATTCATCCCCCTAGGCTGTCATTACAGTGGGTATCATAAATATTCATCCCCCTAGGCTGTCATTACAGTGGGTATCATAAATATTCATCCCCCTAGGCTGTCATTACAGTGGGTATCATAAATATTCATCCCCCTAGGCTGTCATTACAGTGGGTATCATAAATATTCATCCCCCTAGGCTGTCATTACAGTGGGTATCATAAATATTCATCCCCCTAGGCTGTCATTACAGTGGGTATCATaaatattcatcccccttggatGTATTTACAAATTGGGATTGAAATGGATgtaattgtgattttttttttgtcattataCTACTCAATGTCAAATGAAAATAATTCTACAAATGAATAAACATTTTATAACTCAAATATAgtcgttgcataagtattcaccccctaaATTTAGTTCAGGAGTAAATTTTGGCTTAACAAATTACAAAAATTACATGGACTCACACTGTGTGaaataatacatttgatttttttttaaatggctacaccttcctctgtcctccaaatgacatctgtaaggtccctcagtcaagtattcaatttcaagcacagattcaattacaaagaccagggagccacataaaaagcctcaaaaagaagggcagtgattggtagatgagtAACAAATCAGCCATTGAATATCTCTTCAAGCCTGGTCAAAtgaataattatgctgtggatgatgtattaaaccacccagacacaacaGTTGTCATTCTGAACTGAGCTGGAGtacaggaaggaaactgctcagggatgtcaccatgaggccattggtgattttaaaactgCTACAGAGAtaaatggctgtgatgggagaaagcaactaaggatggatcaacaacattctagttactccacaataatgacttaaatgacagagtgaaaaaaagTCTATAAATATAcagaatattccaaaacatgcatcctgtgtgCAACAAAGCACTAAAGTTATACTGTGAGAACACAGCGAATACACGTTTTGGTCTAAttgcaaagccttatgtttggggcaaatccaacacaacacatcactgagtaactgcctctttattttcaagcatggcAGCATCATGGTACTGTATGGGTAAGCTTGACATTGGCAAAAACTGGAATTTTTCAGGATAAACCCTAGAAGAAAACAGCCTTCAGTTTGCTTTCCACAAGAcattgggagacaaattcacctttcagcagggtaATAAACtacaacacaaagccaaatctgtactgaagttgcttaccaagaagaccgttataatgttcctgagtgaccaaGTGAAAGTttggacttaaatctgcttgaaaatatatggcaatatTTCAAAATGGCTTTGTAGCCATGACCCCcaacaccttgacagagcttgacacATTTTAAAAAGagtaatgggcaaatattgcacaatccaagtGTGAAGCGCTCTTGGAGActaaacccaagaagactcacagctgtaatcgctgcccaaAAGTGTTTGTAGCATGTATTGACCCGGGGTGAATACTTATCGAATTcaggtactgtatattatttttcattacattttaagAAATGTAAAAAGTAAAAATCTCACTCATGCATTTCAGAGTAtgttgtgtagatcgttgacaaaaatgacaaatccatttgaatcccactaAAGCAATACAATGTGAAGACATCCAAGGTGGTGGAATACTTATGATATCcactgtacactgagtgtacaatatTCCTAATGAGTtggacccccttttgccctcagaacagactcaattggTCGGTGTTAGGACTCTATAAGgtgtcaagcgttccacagggatactggcccatgttgactctaatgcttcccacagttgtgtcaaattggctggatgtcctttgggtggtggaccattatttATGCGCGCAGGAAATtgctgagtgtgaaaaacccagcagcgttgacacactcaaaccagtgcacctggcacctactaccatacctcattCAGAGGCATTTTCATCCACCTGTCAATCCATTATAATCATTCTACAACCCTGAAAAGTACACACGTTCTTGACATACCTCAGGGAAATACAACCCAAGTGTTTTAGATTGAGTACATTCATAGTAAACATGATGTCAAAGACATCTTTTGTAACAGCAGGCCCAATACTTCTCTCTTGCCAGATCCTGTGAGGTTTCTATAACAGATTTATGGGTGCAATTTCTTATTTGTGATAGATACTCTTGACAACTTCTTTTCAACTCTGGATGGACTGCATCATCTGTGTCAGATTGTGGTTTGAGATGTGATCATTACAGTTTATGATCAGAGCTTGTTTTCTGTATTTCTTTAAGTTTGTTTTCTGTAAACAGGAAATGATGGGGGTTGATATTGTCAGTGTTGTTAATTGtaatggaaaaatatttgttcTGCTTGTGTGATGTATTCCTATACAGTAGGAAACCTTTGAGGCCAAATAGTGTGGAGGAGTTTATAAACCAAGACAGAAGGTCAATATTTGGGTTGTCTCCCTgaactttattattattatctctcaACAGAGAATTGGTCAAAACACAGTTAATTATAATGCTTGCATGATATTAAACTATATTGCATCACATAGTGCTAAATTGCACCAACTTCCACGCTCCAAAACTCCCCCTTCAATTGCAATTATGTCCCtaactaaaaaaatatatatttgggaCACCGCAATGGTCTCCTCTCGTTTTCTTCCCAGCCTGGCTAAGTGTCTGCTCATCTGGGGCCCAGGTCAAAGAAGAaattgacctctgacctctagccCAGTCTGACCAGTAAGTGCAGACCTGGAATTCATAAAAACTGTCTAGTACATCACCACCCAGGCAACTAACAGATAGCATCAACTGGACTAGAGGATAGCATAGTATTGAGGATCTATTCATGCAGCCAGACAACAACGGTGGTGACCAGTGATTAAGTGTGTGGCCTGTCTGTTGCCTGGCCCCCCACTGGGAGAGTTTTGAGAGGGAGATTAACTCATATCTGTCCACTGAGGACAAAATGGTGGCTCGTCCTCAGTACCCCAGTTTGGTATTTTCATTGGAACCCTTGTGTGATGAGATTAAAAGAGCTGATTACATGTACTGTGTTTCAAATGGCAACGATCGACAGGCTCCTTCACACGCTTAACCGCTTGGTTGGAATTAAATTGTTTCTTTTAATGTCTGATGATCACAGGCAGAATGTGCTTTACCTCTTTTTCCCCTTTTTATGTTTTGATACAAAGTTAATTTATTCATGGAATATATTTCTGTAGCAATGCTTTGTTCTCTCTCGCTAGGTGATTAACTATGTTGATGTGGCTTTTAAACATAATTTAGTGTGACGGATAAATTACAGTTAAAATCCTGGGCTAGTGATACCATGTAAATACTCTGTTTGATTAGAATTATTCATTTTCTAATTTTGTTGGTTCTTCACTGAATTACAAGTTGTGTAATGTTGTTTTGGACAGTCAATGTTCTTTGGAGGCTATTTCTCTTTTTCACCCAAAATTACCTCTATTTTTGAAGCCAAGAGGAAGCTCCGATCTTGCGTTGTCTTGAAATCcaattacaaaaataaaaatgttatttATATGGCATCTGTCTCTTGTTTGAAAGCAAATCTCAAGTCTTCTACAAAAGCAATTGTCATTTTTATTTACAACAGTAAATCAGTAAGTCAAATTAAACAATGTACAGCAGTTTAAAGGTGGCAATCCATTGGAAATCCTGTTCCCATTTACTCTGCTGCTGATGTTGACTAAGCTGTTGTCGTGGAAACAGTATAGGACATCTTCTCATGGCATGTATTTCCTGTTACTTTCTCCTGTAGTCTCTCTCCCGACTGTGTTCTTCTCTATGCTTACTGGACTGGTCTCGCTCTCTATTCCTATCACTGTCCccgtctttctctcgctccctgtcCCTATTTCTATCActgtccctgtctttctctccctgtccctatTTCTATCACTGTCCcagtctttctctcgctccctgtcCCTATTTCTATCATTTCTATCActgtccctgtctttctctcgctccctgtcCCTATTTCTATCActgtccctgtctttctctcgctccctgtcCCTATTTCTATCActgtccctgtctttctctcgctccctgtcCCTATTTCTATCActgtccctgtctttctctcgctccctgtcCCTATTTCTATCActgtccctgtctttctctcgctccctgtcCCTATTTCTATCactgtctttctcactctccctatTTCTATcattgtccctctctctttccctagttctttctccctcctccctgcctgtCCTCATGCTCTCCAACTGcagtcctccatctctcctctcccccatctcatgtctcctcttctcatcctccctggacctatccctctctctgtcctgttggtctccATAGCGATTTCGGAACCCTCCGTCctcctgcctgtgtgtgtctcgggGGTTCCGTAGTTCTGCCCCAGgccctggtctctctcccctGGACCTCAGCCGCTCCTCTGCCGCCCCCCGCTGGCTGTACTTGTCATAACCCaggtcctctttctcctgcttcaccCTCACTGTCGGGACAGGCCCGGGTGGAGTCTGGGCcagcctctccctctgctccctctccgcCTTTAGAGCATTTTTCtcctttttctttttcttcttctctttcttgtcTGGGTTGGAAATGAAAAGACGGAGTGAGGTCAGGTAAgaggagataataataataatatataataatagatGATATGAACATGACAGACACCTATTTGAGACACTGACAGCCAAGTTATCCTTCACTACTCGGCTGTACTCAGTGTCCTTGCCTTAATTAAAGTTTACTTTAGTCAAAACGGCTCTGGGAATGACAAGCAGCAGACATGTACCCTCTAAGCCTCCAGTAGAATCCCCTCACCTTTCTTGGGCTTCTTCACTGGTACAGCATACTGTTCCTCTTCTTCGGACTCAGAGGATGAATGGTCAGGTAGTTTAGGGGCACAGCCCTCCTCCCTTAGGCGCTTGGTGATATCGTCCATGTCCTCATTGTCTTTGGGAGGGCGGTAGTTGAGCACATGGTCCACTCGGATGGTCCGCCCCTTTATCTAGATgtcaagagagagacagatcataACACAATGTAATGAGGTACAGTAATTTACAAGTATTTTGCCAGTAAAATGCATGTTTACTGGTTTGGTCTCATAAAATGtatttctctcttgttctctctcagcTGGGAGTGATTACTGTTCATTACCTTGATCCCGTTTAAGTTATCCACAGCCAGGATTGTGCTCCTCTGGTCCTCGTAGCAGATGAAGCAGAAGCCTTTGGATTTACCAGTCTTCTTATCACGCACCAGGTTGATGTTGGCTATCTCGCCATACCTGCAGACACACATTAACCAGG
The sequence above is a segment of the Oncorhynchus gorbuscha isolate QuinsamMale2020 ecotype Even-year linkage group LG16, OgorEven_v1.0, whole genome shotgun sequence genome. Coding sequences within it:
- the LOC123998775 gene encoding RNA-binding motif protein, X-linked 2-like, with product MNPLTKVKLINELNEREASLGVKETVSWHSEYKDSAWIFIGGFPYELTEGDIVCVFSQYGEIANINLVRDKKTGKSKGFCFICYEDQRSTILAVDNLNGIKIKGRTIRVDHVLNYRPPKDNEDMDDITKRLREEGCAPKLPDHSSSESEEEEQYAVPVKKPKKDKKEKKKKKKEKNALKAEREQRERLAQTPPGPVPTVRVKQEKEDLGYDKYSQRGAAEERLRSRGERPGPGAELRNPRDTHRQEDGGFRNRYGDQQDRERDRSREDEKRRHEMGERRDGGLQLESMRTGREEGERTRERERDNDRNRESEKDSDRNRDREREKDRDSDRNRDRERERRGQ